A stretch of DNA from Xyrauchen texanus isolate HMW12.3.18 chromosome 36, RBS_HiC_50CHRs, whole genome shotgun sequence:
CACAACAAAACTGTAAACTTACACCCAAAAAGaggattcagtaatgatggggGTGAAATATACCTTATtaatcatgaaaataatatgcagaacTATGCAATACAACAATTGCAATATTAAACAGTTTCCTTAATCGTTTCTTTGGCAGTAAAGTTATAATAGAGAGGTGGTTACCCGCTAAACATTACTGTGCTCAGTAATCTGTACATTTTTAACCACTTGAAATGACATTACATTCATGGGGAACTAACTTGTAGTACATTGAATCTACTGTATTGTGGATTTTAAACAGACTATCTGCTAAAAGGGCGATGGAAAGTGATATAGCAACTTGTGACTGGggtaaaataaatgagaaaaagcGGCACGCACACTTGGGGAACCTCAAAACTGCAACAATGTTAATAAATACTCAGAAGTCATAAATAATTGTAGACATGTTACAATAACTTCACAGACAAATGTAGCCTATTAAACACTTCGGCATCGCTAAACACAATATCCCTCAAGTAATGTTCTAATCTTTTAAACATGACCACCTATACAAGCTACAACAATCAAACCAGAAAACATCCAAGCATTACAGCAAGTAAACAACAGCAAGTAAAAGCCAAACAGTTAAGAGTTAAATGTGTATCCAGACTGCTGACGTGACACTGCTGCAGATTCCCCAGCCAACACACACGTAACACATTAGTGGAAAATATTTCTTTACTTAGTGGGAATCCGTTTCCCCAACCTATTCGGTCTCAGCCACCTTCCTGGCTGACTGGGCCCTTCATGTGTCCTTGGGTGGGCTTTACCTGTAAAAGACCCTTGTCTGTTACTTTTAACTTATTTACCTATTTACTTATCCAAAATCAATGACAGCCAGGCCTGTTTCTCTTGTCTCTTGTTCATTTTTCAATGCAGGACATGGAGTAATTCAGCAGAGTGAGCAGAAGACCTCCCGATTGAAGTCATTGCTTCAACACATTTTAGGCCTATATTTCTATGTTACCCACCCCTTCATATCACACCATCATTTCAGCCCTATAAGGTAGCAAAGCATTAAACTAGAATACATATTGGAATTGAATGAAAAGTACAAGAACAATGAGAGAGTGTGTTTTCCTTCTCCCTGTTTCCTGCTGCCCCTCCCGCACCTGCTAGCACTGCGGGGAGAACCCTCAACCTTGGATTTATCAGCACCAAAAACACAGCATGTGCACACTGTCCCGACAGTGATCCACATGTGCATCTCAGTCCTGATGCAGAGTCAGCAGAGTTTGAAAACACACCTTCCCATTCATGAGCATAAGCACAGTATAATGTTTGTTCAAACATTTCTCCATCTTATAagcatattcaaatataaaattatactGGTGAATATGATTCCTTCAGAAAATCTCTCACAACACGCAAGGACGAATGACATAAACCTGCCATTTTTTTGCCTAAACCCAACtgcttaaaattagggctgtcatttTAACCTGtttattcagtgcgattaattaaatataaaaacattacacAATAACAAAATTAATTATGTCCCTGGACCATATTTAGGAATATTCCTTCCAAATGAGCAAATCAAGCATGGAGTTCcagctgttttctccagggggcagtaagcaaaactccagctgtataggcaacatgcagcttatacagagaacaaaccgcaCTCACCGACAGCAGACAACACAAGACGCGaacatgttcttgtgttcaaactgTGTTTCCATTCAActgtttttatgcacattttgaaaatgCTTGATATACGAGTAAACTCAAACTCAAAATTCGCATCAACGATGACGAAAAGATTTCCATTTGTAAAGCACAATGGCAGTGCGCTCGTCGGATGGCATAGATGTGCGAGAGCTTCATGTGACTAGCTCCATGAAAGGCCCGCCCATGGTAATCCTTCAAACAAAGCCCTAGTTAGACGAAAGATTGTATTAAAgttggtcctcacaatccaccagaacTGTTTTGAGCACGGGCGCTCCCAGGTATACGTATGGAGGCTGTCTGCTAATGGGAATAGCCATCTGAGCCCTCATTATGTGTGCTATTGCACCTGTTCTGTGACGTCTCCTGAAGCATTTAATAACATAATGTACAGTTgatttattacagcaaatactacTCAACCGAAGCAAAGAGGTCGTTCAGCTGCCATGACAAAAAAGCGGGCTCCCTCGAGAAATGcgcattaaaaatgcaaaacattttgttggAAACTCAGCTTCAGTTTGATGGAGAGCAAATCTGAACGCAGACATGTTTTTCTACGTTTCAAACTtagtttaacttgacacggcaacCTAACAACGGgatgtttatgacacaatgcaaGCGACACGTTTGTCTGACGCagatgtacattgacgggtccttaaacaagatTTTATAATAAATCTGATTGAtgaatttaattataaaatttgttgctgtgaactgtaggccaatgatgggcttatgttcaataataatatggaaataaacattatatttcattctaaagccactttttgtatcgtcttttTTCATGCTTGTGTCGAAAcaatataatacatttcaatgatctgtattattttataatatatatatatagataacatttatttatttataattatttaataattaatacattttattattgttatttggaagctttctcagcaaatatgtatGTGATTAATCTGATGAATTTattggcataccatgtaattcgataaaaaatttgaatcgattgacagtccttctcaaaatttaagtcattattgtAGGCTTACTGTATTGAGGTAAGAACAGGGTTTTCAACATAGTCTTTTCTTGTACTCCAATGTTagaattttgttcatttttaaccaaaaaatattCTGTATTACAGCTTTGATAAaagttcttaaaaagaaagataaaatggGCATAAATCTGCCAATTGTGCAAAGTAAATAATCCAAGAATTAGTTTACGTGGCTAGGTTAGGTTAGCAATAAGGGATCCAATTTGGATGCTATGGGTGTATAATCGATTGATGCTTGATAtttgtacacatttaaaaaatatattttagataatGATCCTTTAAACAGGAATATGTCCAGATATTCCTTAATCaactttaattaaacaaataacacatcaataaaacagaattaaaaaaaagtctccaAGAAGTCATTTCAGGGGATTCACTGGCAGATGAAATGGCAACATTTTGGATAGTTGGTAATGGTTCAACAAGCAGCGGGCGACCAATAGAAGTTTTTTATTGGTCAGTGCTGATATCAATATCTTTATATTATTATCTATATCATAATAGTGAGATATactcactcactgagcactttattaggaatattgtggtcctaataaagtgcccgacatggtattctgcttttgtagcccatcagcctcatTGTTCAACctgtagttacagaaatactcaaaccaacaatcatgccacagtccaaatttttcccccattttgatggttgatgtgaacattaattgaagctcctgacctgtatctgcatgattttatgcattgcactgctgccacacgattggccaCTCGCATTTATaggtagatgtacaggtgttcctaaaaaagtgctcagtgagtgtatatacatttgAACGATAGCAAATAAGATGTAAACAAAAGTATTTAAATGAACACttatttacacaatatttacacaaGATTCTTAGAAAAATATGGAATGACTGTTTCTAGTTGGCCAATTGGCTGATGCCGATAacctcaaaatggccaaatacctGCCGATTAATTGACCAGGCCAATATTTAGGCCTGTCTCTAATTATACAGTAATCATAAAGATCACTCTGTCAGAATGTCAGTTGCCAAAATTGCCTTACATTTTTGCCTAAAATGAGAACGATTCATCATGACCAGTTGGTGTTCTTTGAACATAGATTccttaaaatgtcagaataattccTTGAATAAAAGCACCAACATTCTGACGTTCAAATGAATATATTCATCCATAAACAGAACTGTTTATGGTGTGGAATGGATACTGTGCCCCTGGCTCTAAAGTTGCTGGTCTCCTTTCCTCTCTTTGCTTCCGTActgctttaaaacaaataatgCTCAGCACTCCACCACCAACCATAAGCAGTGCCGTGCCCACCCAGCCAATGAAGATCGCTGCTGCCCATTCCCGTGTCAGGGAGACGCCAATCTTCAAATTCCCCTCCGTTAAATGTGTAGCCCAGGAGATCACCACCATTAACAGCAGCCCACAAATTACAAACGCCGGCCCGGAAGCTGCTTTAAACCGCACATTCTTAGGATATCTTATCCAGCCTACAGGGTAAACTGCCATAGCGATAAATCCCATTCCTACGGACACAATGAGGAGAATTTTCCAGGCGGTGAAATGCTCAGTTAGAGGCAGTAGAGACTGATAGAAGGTGCAGTGGAGGCTGCCAGTCCGGTGGTGTTGCCAGTTTAGCCACACTCCATCCCAGTATAATGGAAGCGTTGTTGTGGTGTTGTTTACCGTTCCACTTACGTTCCACATGGGCAGAAATCTTGTGAGGATAGCACTAAACCACCCTGCACAGGCCAGCCCAAAGCCAAAAAACTCAATTTGTATATCCATATCCATATCTATTCAGGAGAGTAGAGCAGAACTGCTTCCCAAAGTATGGAACAGCTATACTGCATTCCAGCTGTGGGTGGAGAGATTCACTGTGGTTGAAATGTGGAGTGTCCtttagtgtttgctgccatggtTTCATCACAATCCCTGTTTCCTCACACAATACAAAAATGGAGCTATGGAATACATTGGCTCAATCATGCTTAGATAGATAataattagaagaatatctcggctctgtaaatccatacaatgcaagtgaatggtgaccagacctttcaagctccataaatcacataaaggcagcataaaagtaatccacacgactccagtggttaaatccatatcttcagaagtgacacgATATGTGTAGGTGAGAAATATTTACGtcgtttttattataaatctctactttcactttctttcacattttgaaagtgatagtgaaagtggagctttatggtaaaaaaatgacttaaatatttatctgtttctaaactcacacttatcatatcacttctgaagatatgtatttgaccactggagtcatatggattacttttatgtggcctttatgtgatttttcaagctttaaaagtctggtcaccattcacttgcattgtatggaccaaatgaGCTGAGATATGGACCAAATGAGCTGagatctttatttgtgttctgcagaagaaagaaagacatacacatctggaatggcatgagtgtgagtaaatgatgagagaatcttcatttttgggtgaactgtccctttaatgctcTCTCCTATAATGGCGCTGTGGAGGTTGGTATCTGTTACATAAAATAATCTATATTGCAGTTTCAGCATCTGCCAGCAGAGGCTTGCAAGGATACGGTTGCTGACTAGCAAATACCTGAACCCCTGGTTCTGACCAATGGGGTGTTATTCAGCAAGTTCATAAGGGTGCATGAGTTATAAAACTGTGCATTTGGCACAGACTTCAATTATTTAATCCTCTAACACATTGTATGATGTTATTTTTTcatatacacacataattacAAATGATTATAAGTAAAAGTCATGCTTTTAGTGAGGCAAAGGAACATACTTTAAACTCACCCTTGAATGTCTGTTGTTATTAAATAATTCCAAGCAAAACATTGACAATAAAGAATTACCAATTTAATCAAGAACCTCTGAAAAACCTAatcttttgaaatatttttagctaacaaaatgtgttatttgtacTGTGTGTAGGGCCGTACTTTGTGCACAAGCATACTGCTTCAGTTAGAAAGGGTATATCGCTGGTAGCATTGCTATTAAAGTTTATACATTggcaaaaaagtatgtgaaccctttagaatAACCTGCTTTATGTATaaattgtcttaaaatctggtttcatCTTcgttaaaatacaataaaacaaacacaaactgttttaactaataacacacaaattattgtattgttcttgtacatactcaATACATCATTTAAACATTCACAAGTGTAAGTTGgggaaagtatgtgaacccctaggctaatgacatcaacaaacgCTAATGTCAGAGTTAGGAGTTGGccaacctggcatccaattaatgaaacaagattggaggtgtgtgtTAAACATATTTTGACCTATAAAAAGCACTAAGAAATTTTGAGTTTGCTTATCagaagaagcatctgctgacgtggaacatgcctcac
This window harbors:
- the LOC127629847 gene encoding claudin-4-like, with translation MDMDIQIEFFGFGLACAGWFSAILTRFLPMWNVSGTVNNTTTTLPLYWDGVWLNWQHHRTGSLHCTFYQSLLPLTEHFTAWKILLIVSVGMGFIAMAVYPVGWIRYPKNVRFKAASGPAFVICGLLLMVVISWATHLTEGNLKIGVSLTREWAAAIFIGWVGTALLMVGGGVLSIICFKAVRKQREERRPATLEPGAQYPFHTINSSVYG